A region of Candidatus Palauibacter australiensis DNA encodes the following proteins:
- a CDS encoding CocE/NonD family hydrolase: MKRITAIFLPALLAACAAEPGADAAGGEAPARVSEFGRYEGYSEPRYDGWVTTSRYVEMRDGVRLAVEVTRPALGGVTESEPLPVVWTHSRYHRNPGQIIRVIAPELDPLPEIRSQVDANEDLQRLVLHGYVVAAAGVRGSGASFGRYEGLFSESETTDAVELIEWLASQPWSDGNVGMYGGSYLGITQYMAASRNPPALKAIFPDVAALDMYDLMYPGGVYRDDLIGHWGGLTREFDVSIPAPAVDEDVEGVLLRQAMEEHEDNWDVLEQYGAGRYRDHAAPELAWERHGPSGVLEDVLEAGVPAYHWNGWYDIFITDATLWFANYRGPQKLGIGAWSHSGMPDPALMAERIELYAVEQHRWFDYWLKGIDNGVLDEAPIHYAIMNDPGDWRWASSEAWPPETTSQRLFLAPGASGSVASVNDGGLSTDAPTAEAAFDEYLVDLSTTTGTSSRWDNAVGAAPEMVYPDLRDTDAKSLTYTTPPLASDLTVTGHPVVTLWVTSSTRDADFFVLLEEVDAEGSSRYVTEGVLRASHRALAEAPWDNLSLPFQRSYASDVEPLPDAPAELRLDLHPTSTVFNAGHRLRVTVMGADRDNAEEVSEDPPTVRVYRSATHPSSVELPVATGS, translated from the coding sequence ATGAAGAGAATCACCGCCATCTTCCTGCCCGCCCTTCTGGCGGCATGTGCCGCCGAACCCGGCGCCGACGCCGCCGGAGGAGAAGCGCCCGCCCGCGTGTCGGAGTTCGGCCGCTATGAGGGGTACAGCGAGCCCCGGTACGACGGCTGGGTGACAACCTCCCGCTACGTCGAGATGCGCGACGGCGTGCGGTTGGCGGTCGAGGTCACCCGCCCGGCGCTTGGAGGCGTGACGGAGAGCGAGCCCCTGCCGGTCGTGTGGACGCATTCCCGCTATCACCGCAATCCGGGCCAGATCATCCGCGTGATCGCGCCGGAGCTGGACCCGCTCCCGGAAATCCGCTCGCAGGTCGACGCGAACGAGGATCTCCAGCGGCTCGTCCTCCACGGCTACGTGGTGGCGGCGGCCGGTGTGCGGGGGAGCGGGGCCTCCTTCGGCCGCTACGAGGGGTTGTTCTCGGAGTCGGAGACGACCGATGCGGTCGAACTCATCGAGTGGCTCGCCTCGCAGCCCTGGTCGGACGGCAACGTCGGCATGTACGGCGGTTCCTACCTGGGGATCACGCAGTACATGGCCGCGTCCCGCAACCCGCCGGCGCTCAAGGCGATCTTCCCCGACGTCGCGGCCCTCGACATGTACGATCTCATGTATCCCGGCGGCGTGTACCGGGATGACCTCATCGGGCACTGGGGTGGCCTGACGCGCGAGTTCGACGTCTCCATTCCGGCCCCGGCGGTGGACGAGGACGTCGAGGGGGTGCTCCTGCGCCAGGCGATGGAGGAGCACGAGGACAACTGGGACGTGCTCGAGCAGTACGGCGCGGGGCGCTATCGCGACCATGCGGCACCCGAACTGGCGTGGGAGCGCCACGGACCCAGCGGCGTGCTCGAAGACGTGCTCGAGGCGGGGGTTCCGGCGTACCACTGGAACGGCTGGTACGACATCTTCATCACCGACGCCACGCTCTGGTTCGCGAACTACCGCGGGCCGCAGAAGCTTGGCATCGGGGCCTGGTCCCACTCCGGCATGCCCGACCCCGCGTTGATGGCCGAACGCATCGAGCTGTACGCGGTGGAGCAGCACCGCTGGTTCGACTACTGGCTCAAGGGCATCGACAACGGCGTGCTCGACGAGGCGCCGATCCACTACGCCATCATGAACGATCCCGGCGACTGGCGCTGGGCGTCGTCCGAAGCGTGGCCACCGGAAACGACAAGCCAACGCCTCTTCCTCGCGCCCGGGGCGAGCGGGAGCGTCGCATCGGTCAACGACGGCGGGCTCTCGACCGACGCACCGACGGCCGAGGCCGCGTTCGACGAGTACCTGGTCGATCTCTCGACGACCACCGGGACCTCCAGCCGCTGGGACAACGCCGTCGGGGCGGCGCCGGAGATGGTGTACCCGGACCTGCGCGACACCGATGCGAAGTCGCTGACCTACACGACCCCGCCGCTGGCGTCCGACCTCACGGTCACCGGCCACCCGGTCGTGACGCTGTGGGTGACCTCGTCGACGCGGGACGCCGACTTCTTCGTGCTGCTCGAGGAAGTGGACGCGGAGGGATCCTCCCGCTACGTGACCGAGGGCGTGCTGCGCGCCTCGCATCGCGCGCTCGCGGAAGCGCCGTGGGACAACCTCAGCCTTCCCTTCCAGCGCAGCTACGCGAGCGACGTCGAACCGCTTCCGGACGCGCCGGCCGAACTGCGGCTCGACCTGCACCCGACCTCGACCGTCTTCAATGCGGGCCATCGGCTGCGCGTTACGGTCATGGGCGCCGACCGCGACAACGCGGAAGAGGTTTCGGAGGACCCGCCGACCGTGCGCGTGTACCGCTCCGCGACCCATCCGTCGAGCGTCGAACTTCCCGTCGCCACGGGTTCCTAG
- a CDS encoding DUF1499 domain-containing protein: MTEASPEGGQTGGRSRWFHENSADTRAPGGPEPRVYEVAFSRVWDQLLRYVGRRWSWTLAHRDEDLGLISVRCVIPLLRWADDLTIWVALDANGLTRVEAFSRARRRDFDLGMNRRRIRRMLKSLDRALGPRARLPEAAPGGDARDTPGET; the protein is encoded by the coding sequence GTGACGGAGGCATCTCCCGAGGGCGGACAGACCGGCGGGCGCTCCCGCTGGTTTCACGAGAATTCGGCGGACACACGTGCGCCGGGAGGGCCGGAACCGCGCGTCTACGAGGTCGCCTTCTCCCGGGTCTGGGACCAACTGCTCAGGTACGTGGGGCGGCGCTGGTCGTGGACGCTCGCCCACCGCGATGAAGACCTCGGACTCATCTCCGTGAGATGTGTGATCCCGCTCTTGCGATGGGCGGATGACCTGACGATCTGGGTCGCGCTGGATGCGAACGGACTCACGCGGGTCGAGGCGTTCTCCCGCGCGCGACGGCGAGATTTCGATCTGGGCATGAACCGCCGACGGATCCGGCGCATGCTGAAGTCGCTGGACCGGGCGCTGGGTCCGCGAGCCAGGCTGCCCGAGGCCGCTCCGGGCGGGGACGCGCGGGATACACCGGGGGAGACGTGA
- a CDS encoding LeuA family protein, with translation MSQDELIYDWNALPGSHDYAATRVELDDETLRDGLQNPSVKDPPIEKKIELLHLMVDLGIHAVDIGLPGAGPRAYEACLALAREITGGRLPIEANAAARTVRADIEPVARVQQATGLSIEVATFIGSSPIRQYAENWDVDQILSTSRAAIEFAVGEGLDVMYVTEDTTRSRPRTLARLFSAAVEAGARRICLADTVGHSTPHGVRRLVRFAKDIVAGTGESVKIDWHGHRDRGFGLANALAAIEEGVDRVHATALGIGERVGNVEMDLLLVNLHLLGTHDHPIDRLSDYCRLTAEMCGVDVPHNYPVIGDDAFRTGTGVHAAAIIKAMQKGDGWLEDRVYSGVPASIVGRKQTIEISPVSGLSNVRFWLSQHGYDAGDETLCEALFRLAKKCDHTLSPEEIEAEIAGVEAARA, from the coding sequence GTGAGCCAGGACGAACTGATATACGACTGGAACGCGCTTCCGGGCAGCCACGACTACGCGGCGACCCGGGTCGAACTGGACGACGAGACGCTGCGCGACGGCCTCCAGAATCCGTCCGTCAAGGACCCACCCATCGAGAAGAAGATCGAACTCCTCCACCTCATGGTGGACCTCGGCATCCACGCCGTCGACATCGGCCTCCCCGGCGCCGGGCCCCGCGCCTACGAAGCGTGCCTCGCGCTGGCTCGCGAGATCACCGGTGGCCGGCTCCCGATCGAGGCCAACGCGGCCGCCCGCACGGTCCGTGCCGACATCGAACCCGTGGCGCGCGTCCAGCAGGCGACGGGCCTGAGCATCGAGGTCGCCACCTTCATCGGCAGTTCGCCGATCCGGCAGTACGCCGAGAACTGGGATGTAGATCAGATCCTGTCTACGTCGCGCGCCGCCATCGAGTTCGCCGTCGGCGAGGGACTCGATGTCATGTACGTGACGGAGGACACGACACGGTCGCGGCCCAGGACGCTCGCCCGGCTCTTCTCGGCCGCGGTGGAGGCGGGGGCCCGCCGGATCTGTCTCGCGGACACCGTCGGCCACTCGACGCCCCACGGCGTGCGGCGACTCGTGCGGTTCGCGAAGGACATCGTGGCCGGCACGGGAGAATCCGTGAAGATCGACTGGCACGGACACCGTGACCGCGGCTTCGGGCTGGCGAATGCGCTGGCGGCGATCGAGGAAGGGGTCGACCGGGTGCACGCCACGGCGCTCGGCATCGGCGAGCGGGTCGGCAACGTCGAGATGGACCTGCTGCTCGTGAACCTCCACCTGCTCGGAACGCACGACCATCCGATCGACCGGCTGTCGGACTACTGCCGCCTCACAGCGGAGATGTGCGGAGTCGACGTGCCCCACAACTATCCCGTCATCGGGGACGACGCGTTCCGGACGGGGACGGGCGTTCACGCGGCGGCGATCATCAAGGCGATGCAGAAGGGGGACGGTTGGCTGGAGGACCGCGTCTACAGCGGCGTCCCGGCTTCGATCGTGGGGCGGAAGCAGACCATCGAGATCTCTCCGGTGTCCGGTCTCAGCAACGTCCGCTTCTGGCTGAGCCAGCACGGATACGACGCGGGCGACGAGACGCTGTGCGAGGCGCTGTTCCGTCTCGCCAAGAAGTGCGATCACACGCTCTCGCCGGAGGAGATCGAAGCCGAGATCGCGGGCGTCGAGGCGGCGCGGGCGTGA
- a CDS encoding isocitrate/isopropylmalate family dehydrogenase has translation MKPPHDVVLIPGDGIGPEISEATVAILEAAGAPIRWREGLGGVTAMETVGEPLPQATLEAIEATGVALKGPLTTPIGSGFRSVNVALRKHFDLYANVRPAVTLLPAARYPDVDLVIVRENTEGLYAGIEHFIGMENDPRAVAESVMLITRYGSRRIVRFAFEYALAHNRRLVTLVHKANILKYTQGLFLEVGRNVAAEYEGRVEFDDKIVDATAMQLALDPYRFDVIVTENMFGDILSDQVAGLIGGLGFAPGANLGERAAIFEAVHGSAPDIAGKGIANPTSLLLAGCLMLDHLDEPEVAARIRAALHRTLREGASYTPDLGGSARTEEFAAAVIERLDAAGE, from the coding sequence ATGAAACCGCCGCACGACGTCGTGCTGATCCCGGGTGACGGCATTGGCCCGGAGATCTCCGAGGCCACGGTCGCGATCCTGGAGGCCGCCGGCGCGCCCATCCGCTGGCGCGAGGGCCTCGGGGGCGTCACCGCCATGGAGACCGTCGGAGAGCCGCTTCCGCAGGCGACGCTCGAAGCGATCGAGGCGACCGGCGTCGCGCTCAAGGGACCGCTCACGACCCCCATCGGCTCCGGCTTCCGATCCGTGAACGTCGCCCTCCGCAAGCACTTCGACCTCTATGCGAACGTGCGTCCGGCGGTCACCCTCCTCCCGGCCGCCCGCTATCCGGACGTGGATCTCGTCATCGTGCGCGAGAACACCGAGGGCCTCTACGCCGGGATCGAGCACTTCATCGGGATGGAGAACGACCCCCGCGCCGTCGCCGAATCCGTCATGCTCATCACGCGCTACGGGTCGCGCCGCATCGTCCGCTTCGCGTTCGAGTACGCCCTCGCCCACAACCGGCGTCTCGTGACCCTCGTCCACAAGGCGAATATCCTCAAGTACACGCAGGGTCTCTTCCTCGAGGTGGGGCGCAACGTCGCGGCCGAGTACGAGGGACGGGTGGAATTCGACGACAAGATCGTGGATGCAACGGCGATGCAGTTGGCGCTGGATCCGTACCGCTTCGACGTGATCGTGACCGAGAACATGTTCGGCGACATCCTCTCCGATCAGGTGGCCGGACTCATCGGCGGGCTCGGCTTCGCGCCGGGCGCGAACCTCGGCGAGCGGGCGGCGATCTTCGAGGCGGTGCATGGATCGGCCCCGGACATCGCGGGGAAGGGGATCGCGAACCCCACCTCCCTCCTGCTTGCCGGCTGCCTCATGCTCGACCACCTGGACGAGCCCGAGGTCGCCGCGCGCATCCGCGCCGCCCTGCACCGGACCCTGCGGGAGGGCGCCAGCTATACGCCGGACCTCGGTGGTTCCGCGCGCACGGAGGAGTTCGCCGCCGCGGTCATCGAACGACTTGATGCCGCGGGTGAATGA
- a CDS encoding sialidase codes for MSNVRRFSISLAFALTAAAPLAAQQLTPEQYEGLRARHIGPVGNRVSSIAGVPGDRNTYFAGAATGGIWKTDDAGLHWRPVFDDQPVHSIGALAVAPSDHAVVWAGTGETSIRSNVSIGNGVWKSTDGGETWTHMGLEGTGRVGRILIHPTDADVVYVAALGHAYAESDERGVYRTSDGGASWEKILFVDRGTGAYDMVMDPANPRKIFATMWDIDLKTWKRDSGGPGSGLHLTMDGGDTWTQLQGNGLPTGTLGKIAVCMSHSDSDRVYALIETSDGVPMEGYETDTGELWSSDDGGRTWRLVNYSHNLATRQAYYTRCGVSSGDRDELYFLSSSFSVSRDGGATYEMFNFLGGGPPGGDPAAPGWDLHDVWVDPGNPDRIFIGGDSGVAITENRMKSWSRMQLPIAQMYHVTVDDAIPYNVMGNRQDGPSYHGPSNTRYTGFWARGLIPRGDWRTVGGGESGFATPDPTDPNIVWSSASGSGAVGGIVVRHDRERGQFRDVEVWPESTRGRPAEDVRYRFQWTFPLLISPHDSETIYVTSQHVHRTRNRGQSWEVISPDLSTNDRSKMGVSGGLTPDNIGVEFCCVIYAFDESPIEQGVFWAGTNDGLVQVSRDDGATWTNVTENIPNLPPDGIVRSIDASRFDVAKAYITIEHHQVGDFDARAYKTDDFGATWTQITDGVDNYPVDYTRYLLEDPVRPGLLYLGTETNVYISYDDGESWQLFMPNLPPSPYYGLIIQEHFNDFVAGTYGRGYWILDDLSGVQQLTPEIAASDAHLFAPRDAYRFNDIAEPQVMYEDWSVGENPPNGASINYWLGDGEGRDVQVRVENAEGETLATLDGTNHDGFNRLWWNFRGPDANPILYRTKPQFADWMPMPEVSRQGGGGFFFGGGGGPRQPPGTYTVTLVVDGEDAGSQQLTVLRDPNSEGSMADILAQKALLDDIVEDRNRLADAVNQIELLRRQIHDLRPVLEEAGDAEDVMEAGAALDESLIEVESELVQLKDTGSDGVRWPAMISARLSYLQRTVGTADFPPTDQHAEVAQMLSDMIDEVVVRLEAVLADELAEFNRMLQARVGRVITTDDG; via the coding sequence ATGTCCAACGTTCGCCGCTTCTCCATCAGTCTCGCCTTCGCCCTCACGGCCGCCGCGCCGCTGGCGGCCCAGCAACTCACGCCCGAGCAGTACGAGGGGCTGCGGGCGCGCCACATCGGACCCGTCGGCAACCGCGTCTCCTCGATCGCCGGGGTCCCGGGGGACCGCAACACGTACTTCGCCGGCGCCGCCACCGGCGGCATCTGGAAGACGGACGACGCCGGCCTGCACTGGCGGCCCGTGTTCGACGACCAGCCCGTGCACTCCATCGGCGCCCTCGCCGTCGCCCCGAGCGACCACGCGGTCGTGTGGGCGGGCACCGGCGAGACGTCGATCCGCTCGAACGTCTCGATCGGGAACGGCGTCTGGAAGTCGACGGACGGCGGCGAGACGTGGACCCACATGGGGCTGGAGGGGACCGGCCGCGTCGGCCGCATCCTGATCCACCCCACCGACGCGGACGTCGTCTACGTGGCGGCGCTCGGCCACGCCTACGCGGAATCCGACGAGCGCGGCGTGTACCGAACCTCCGACGGCGGCGCCTCGTGGGAGAAGATCCTCTTCGTGGACCGCGGGACGGGCGCTTACGACATGGTCATGGATCCGGCGAACCCGCGGAAGATCTTCGCCACGATGTGGGACATTGATCTCAAGACGTGGAAGCGCGACAGCGGCGGGCCGGGGAGCGGTCTCCACCTCACGATGGACGGCGGCGACACGTGGACCCAACTCCAGGGGAACGGGCTTCCGACCGGCACGCTCGGCAAGATCGCCGTCTGCATGTCCCACTCGGACTCGGACCGGGTGTACGCCCTCATCGAGACGAGCGACGGCGTGCCGATGGAGGGGTACGAGACCGACACGGGCGAGCTGTGGAGCAGCGATGACGGCGGCCGCACGTGGCGCCTCGTGAACTACAGCCACAACCTCGCGACCCGGCAGGCGTACTATACCCGCTGCGGCGTCTCCTCCGGCGACCGCGACGAACTCTACTTCCTCTCGTCCAGCTTCAGCGTGAGCCGCGACGGGGGCGCGACGTACGAGATGTTCAACTTCCTCGGCGGTGGCCCCCCCGGCGGCGACCCGGCGGCCCCCGGGTGGGATCTGCACGATGTTTGGGTCGATCCGGGAAATCCGGACCGCATCTTCATCGGCGGCGACAGCGGCGTCGCGATCACCGAGAACCGGATGAAGTCCTGGTCCCGCATGCAGTTGCCGATCGCGCAGATGTACCACGTCACGGTGGACGACGCGATCCCCTACAACGTGATGGGGAACCGGCAGGACGGCCCCTCCTACCACGGGCCGTCGAACACTCGCTACACGGGCTTCTGGGCCCGCGGACTCATCCCGCGCGGCGACTGGAGAACCGTCGGTGGGGGCGAGAGCGGCTTCGCCACGCCCGACCCCACGGATCCCAACATCGTGTGGTCGAGCGCCTCGGGGTCGGGTGCCGTCGGTGGCATCGTCGTGCGCCACGACCGGGAGCGCGGCCAGTTCCGAGATGTCGAGGTGTGGCCCGAATCGACGCGCGGACGCCCGGCGGAGGATGTCCGCTACCGCTTCCAGTGGACCTTCCCCCTCCTCATCTCGCCGCACGACAGCGAGACGATCTACGTCACCAGCCAGCACGTGCACCGCACGCGCAACCGGGGCCAGAGCTGGGAGGTGATCAGCCCCGACCTGTCGACGAACGACCGGTCCAAGATGGGAGTCTCCGGCGGTCTCACCCCCGACAACATCGGCGTCGAGTTCTGCTGCGTGATCTACGCCTTTGACGAGTCGCCCATCGAGCAGGGCGTCTTCTGGGCCGGCACGAACGACGGTCTGGTGCAGGTGAGCCGCGACGACGGCGCGACGTGGACGAACGTCACGGAGAACATCCCGAATCTGCCTCCCGACGGCATCGTGCGGAGCATCGACGCCTCCCGCTTCGACGTCGCGAAGGCCTACATCACGATCGAGCACCACCAGGTCGGCGACTTCGACGCGCGCGCCTACAAGACGGACGACTTCGGGGCGACGTGGACGCAGATCACCGACGGGGTCGACAACTACCCCGTCGACTACACCCGCTACCTGCTCGAGGACCCGGTGCGGCCGGGCCTCCTCTACCTCGGCACCGAGACGAACGTCTACATCAGCTACGACGACGGTGAGAGCTGGCAGCTCTTCATGCCGAACCTTCCCCCGTCGCCGTACTACGGGCTCATCATCCAGGAGCACTTCAACGACTTCGTGGCCGGGACGTACGGCCGCGGCTACTGGATCCTCGACGACCTGAGCGGGGTGCAGCAGTTGACGCCCGAGATTGCGGCCTCCGACGCGCACCTGTTCGCGCCGCGCGACGCTTACCGCTTCAACGACATCGCCGAACCCCAGGTGATGTACGAGGACTGGTCCGTGGGCGAGAATCCGCCCAACGGGGCGTCGATCAACTACTGGCTCGGCGACGGCGAGGGACGCGATGTGCAGGTTCGCGTCGAGAACGCCGAGGGCGAGACGCTGGCCACCCTGGACGGGACGAACCACGATGGCTTCAACCGCCTGTGGTGGAACTTCCGGGGCCCGGACGCCAACCCGATTCTCTACCGGACGAAGCCGCAGTTCGCGGACTGGATGCCCATGCCCGAGGTCTCTCGGCAGGGCGGAGGCGGCTTCTTCTTCGGCGGCGGCGGCGGACCGAGGCAACCCCCGGGCACGTACACGGTCACCCTCGTCGTGGATGGCGAGGACGCGGGGTCGCAGCAACTGACCGTCCTGCGGGACCCGAACTCCGAGGGGTCGATGGCGGACATCCTCGCCCAGAAGGCGTTGCTCGACGACATCGTGGAGGATCGAAACCGGCTCGCCGATGCCGTCAACCAGATCGAACTCCTGCGCCGCCAGATCCATGACCTGCGCCCCGTGCTCGAGGAGGCGGGAGACGCGGAGGATGTGATGGAAGCCGGGGCGGCGCTCGACGAGTCGCTCATCGAGGTGGAGAGCGAACTCGTGCAGTTGAAGGACACGGGATCCGATGGCGTGCGCTGGCCGGCGATGATCAGCGCGCGCCTGTCCTACCTGCAGCGCACGGTGGGGACGGCCGACTTCCCGCCCACGGACCAGCACGCCGAAGTGGCACAGATGCTGAGCGACATGATCGACGAGGTGGTTGTGCGGCTGGAGGCGGTGCTGGCCGACGAACTCGCCGAGTTCAACCGGATGCTCCAGGCGAGAGTGGGCCGCGTCATCACCACCGACGACGGGTAG
- a CDS encoding sugar phosphate nucleotidyltransferase, with the protein MQAIIPLAGMGTRVRPHTHTRPKPLLRVANRPVLSYVVEQLRAEGVDDFICITGHLAGQIRAFMAEEFPGLSVTYVEQATQRGTADAIALAEPHVTGPVLIVFVDTLFDADFSVLHRYASASGIIWAKEVEDYQRFGVILTDEAGTMKRIVEKPSEPVSKLANIGVYYVKDHALLFEGVRHVMELDPQLGEYFLTDAFQYMIDRGARLHTAEVGGWFDCGKPETLLETNRVMLERGHGGDPDLPDSVTIDGAIAVAADASVETSAVGPNVSVASGARVRGSRLRHTIVGADSVIEDCDLIDSLVGDRVTLRGVRGRVSVGDDGVVEGERT; encoded by the coding sequence ATGCAGGCCATAATACCGTTGGCGGGAATGGGTACAAGGGTCCGTCCCCACACCCACACCCGTCCCAAACCCTTACTCCGCGTGGCCAATCGGCCCGTGCTTTCCTACGTCGTCGAGCAGCTCCGCGCGGAGGGCGTCGACGATTTCATCTGCATCACCGGGCACCTCGCCGGCCAGATCCGGGCCTTCATGGCGGAGGAGTTTCCCGGCCTTTCGGTTACCTACGTGGAACAGGCCACCCAGCGGGGGACGGCGGACGCGATCGCGCTCGCGGAACCCCACGTGACCGGGCCCGTTCTCATCGTTTTCGTGGACACGCTCTTCGATGCCGACTTCAGCGTCCTGCACCGCTACGCTTCCGCGTCCGGCATCATCTGGGCCAAGGAGGTCGAGGACTACCAGCGGTTCGGCGTCATCCTCACGGACGAAGCGGGAACCATGAAGCGGATCGTCGAGAAGCCGTCGGAGCCGGTCTCGAAGCTCGCGAACATCGGCGTCTACTACGTGAAGGACCATGCACTGCTGTTCGAGGGGGTTCGGCATGTGATGGAGCTGGACCCTCAGCTTGGGGAGTATTTTCTCACGGACGCGTTCCAGTACATGATCGACCGTGGCGCACGTCTCCATACGGCGGAAGTGGGCGGCTGGTTTGACTGCGGGAAGCCGGAAACGCTGCTCGAGACGAATCGCGTGATGCTCGAGCGCGGACACGGAGGGGATCCCGACCTCCCGGACTCCGTCACCATCGACGGAGCCATCGCGGTCGCGGCCGACGCCAGCGTCGAGACTTCCGCGGTCGGCCCCAACGTGAGCGTCGCCTCCGGAGCCCGGGTCCGGGGCTCGCGCCTCCGCCACACGATCGTCGGCGCGGACAGCGTCATCGAGGACTGCGATCTGATAGATTCCCTCGTCGGGGACCGCGTGACGCTTCGAGGCGTGCGCGGCAGAGTGAGCGTGGGAGACGACGGCGTCGTCGAAGGCGAGCGGACGTGA
- a CDS encoding acyl-CoA dehydrogenase family protein, giving the protein MTFEGVDYFNLDALLHEEEIAIRDLVREWVDQEVLPIIGHHYIERTFPRELIPQMGELGFFGANLPEEYGCAGLNNVAYGLIMQELERADSGIRSFVSVQGALVMYPIYAFGSEEQKREWLPRLASGESIGCFGLTEPDFGSNPGGMITRAVEDGDEWILNGAKMWITNGSMSDVAVIWAKTGDLDDIGSIRGFIVETGRDGFSASDQKGKLSLLASDTSELVLQDVRVPRTNLLPGSGGLKSPLKCLTQARYGISWGAVGAAMACYRESVDYAKNRVQFDGTPIAQTQIQQVRIADMLTEITKAQLLCLRLGRMKDEGTMRPQHVSLAKRNNVNMACECARESRRLLGANGILAEYASMRHMANLESVYTYEGTHDIHSLILGHDATGLPAYN; this is encoded by the coding sequence ATGACTTTCGAAGGTGTCGACTACTTCAATCTCGATGCGCTCCTTCACGAAGAGGAGATTGCCATTCGGGATCTGGTGCGCGAATGGGTGGACCAGGAGGTCCTGCCCATCATCGGCCACCACTACATCGAACGCACGTTCCCGCGGGAACTCATCCCCCAGATGGGCGAACTCGGCTTCTTCGGGGCGAACCTCCCCGAGGAGTACGGCTGCGCCGGCCTCAACAACGTGGCCTACGGCCTCATCATGCAGGAACTCGAGCGGGCCGACTCGGGCATCCGCTCCTTCGTCTCCGTACAGGGCGCCCTCGTCATGTATCCGATCTACGCCTTCGGATCGGAGGAACAGAAGCGCGAGTGGCTGCCGCGGCTGGCGAGCGGCGAGTCCATCGGCTGCTTCGGCCTCACCGAGCCCGACTTCGGCTCCAACCCCGGCGGCATGATCACGCGGGCGGTCGAGGACGGGGACGAGTGGATCCTGAACGGCGCCAAGATGTGGATCACGAACGGCTCGATGTCCGACGTCGCGGTGATCTGGGCCAAGACCGGAGATCTGGACGACATCGGCTCGATCCGCGGCTTCATCGTCGAGACGGGGCGCGACGGCTTCTCCGCCAGCGACCAGAAGGGGAAGCTCTCCCTGTTGGCCTCCGACACCTCCGAACTCGTTCTGCAGGACGTGCGGGTGCCGCGCACGAACCTCCTCCCGGGCAGCGGGGGTCTCAAGAGCCCGCTGAAGTGCCTCACGCAGGCGCGCTACGGGATCTCGTGGGGGGCCGTCGGCGCCGCCATGGCCTGCTACCGCGAGTCGGTCGACTACGCCAAGAACCGCGTGCAGTTCGACGGGACGCCGATCGCGCAGACGCAGATCCAGCAGGTCCGGATCGCGGACATGCTCACCGAGATCACGAAGGCGCAGCTTCTCTGCCTCCGGCTCGGCCGGATGAAGGACGAGGGCACGATGCGGCCGCAACACGTCTCCCTCGCGAAGCGAAACAACGTGAACATGGCGTGCGAGTGCGCCCGGGAGTCGCGGCGCCTGCTCGGCGCGAACGGGATCCTCGCCGAGTACGCCTCGATGCGTCACATGGCGAACCTGGAGTCGGTCTACACGTACGAGGGCACGCACGACATCCATTCCCTGATCCTGGGACACGACGCCACGGGACTGCCCGCCTACAACTGA